The following coding sequences are from one Pseudomonas oryzae window:
- a CDS encoding carbon-nitrogen hydrolase family protein codes for MGTVAVIQMVSQADVASNLARARALLEQAAQSGARLAVLPENFAAMGRRDLAALGRAEAAGEGPLLPWLQATARELGLWIVAGTLPLLAEGQRDGKPHACSLLIDSDGQIAARYDKLHLFDVEVADSRGSYRESDDFAHGERLVLADTPVGRLGLTVCYDLRFAELYSALREAGAELISAPSAFTAVTGAAHWEILVRARAIETQCYLLAANQGGQHPGPRETFGHSLIVDPWGEPLARQPRGEAVLLAQVDRPAQAAIRQRMPVHAHRRLRPGALQPSTKESS; via the coding sequence ATGGGCACTGTCGCAGTCATCCAGATGGTCAGCCAGGCCGACGTGGCGAGCAATCTCGCGCGGGCGCGGGCGCTGCTCGAGCAGGCTGCGCAGAGCGGCGCGCGGCTGGCGGTGCTGCCGGAGAACTTCGCCGCCATGGGCCGCCGCGATCTTGCCGCCCTCGGCCGCGCCGAGGCCGCCGGCGAGGGGCCGCTGCTGCCCTGGCTGCAGGCGACGGCGCGCGAGCTGGGCCTGTGGATAGTCGCCGGCACCCTGCCGCTGCTGGCGGAAGGACAGCGCGACGGCAAGCCGCATGCCTGCTCGCTGCTGATCGACAGCGACGGCCAGATCGCCGCGCGCTACGACAAGCTGCACCTGTTCGACGTCGAGGTGGCCGACAGCCGCGGCAGCTACCGCGAGTCCGACGATTTCGCCCACGGCGAGCGCCTGGTGCTGGCCGACACCCCGGTCGGCCGTCTGGGCCTGACCGTGTGCTACGACCTGCGCTTCGCCGAGCTGTACAGCGCGCTGCGCGAGGCCGGCGCCGAACTGATCAGCGCGCCTTCGGCGTTCACCGCGGTGACCGGCGCGGCACACTGGGAGATCCTGGTGCGCGCGCGGGCCATCGAGACCCAATGCTACCTGCTGGCCGCCAACCAGGGCGGCCAGCACCCGGGGCCGCGGGAAACCTTCGGCCATTCGCTGATCGTCGATCCCTGGGGCGAGCCGCTGGCCCGCCAGCCGCGCGGCGAGGCGGTGCTGCTGGCGCAGGTCGACCGTCCGGCGCAGGCGGCGATCCGCCAGCGCATGCCGGTGCATGCCCATCGTCGCCTGCGCCCCGGAGCGCTGCAACCTTCGACCAAGGAGTCCTCATGA
- the pmbA gene encoding metalloprotease PmbA, producing the protein MSSAVESVGPQALPGLQEQVEAILAEARRQGATDCEVAVSLEQGLSTSVRQGEVETVEFNRDRGFGITLYLGQRKGSASTSAQGAAAIRETVEAALAIARHASEDDCAGLADAALMARELPDLDLYHPWAISPEQAIEQALACEAAAFAADPRVTKADGTTLNTHLGCRVYGNSRGFVGGYASSRHSLSCVMIAEGEGQMQRDYWYDVSRVGSELAGGESIGRRAAERAVARLGARPVPTCEVPVLFAAELATGLFGHFLAAISGGNLYRKSSFLEGALGQTLFPEWLSLDERPHLPRGMGSASFDGDGLATYAKPFVDGGKLVSYALGTYSGRKLGLPSTANAGGVHNLFVSHGSEDQAALLRRMDRGLLVTELMGQGLNLVTGDYSRGAAGFWVENGIIQFPVQEVTIAGNLRDMFSGIVAVGSDVEARGNVRTGSVLIERMMVGGS; encoded by the coding sequence ATGAGTTCAGCCGTGGAAAGCGTGGGGCCGCAGGCCCTGCCGGGATTGCAGGAGCAGGTCGAGGCGATCCTCGCCGAAGCGCGCCGCCAGGGCGCCACCGACTGCGAGGTGGCGGTGTCGCTGGAGCAGGGCTTGTCGACCAGCGTGCGTCAGGGCGAGGTGGAGACGGTCGAGTTCAACCGCGACCGCGGTTTCGGCATCACCCTCTACCTGGGGCAGCGCAAGGGCTCGGCGAGCACGTCGGCGCAGGGGGCGGCGGCCATTCGGGAAACGGTTGAGGCGGCGCTGGCTATCGCCCGGCACGCCTCGGAGGACGATTGTGCCGGGCTGGCCGATGCCGCGCTGATGGCCCGCGAACTGCCCGATCTCGACCTCTACCATCCTTGGGCGATCAGCCCGGAGCAGGCCATCGAGCAGGCGCTGGCCTGCGAGGCCGCCGCTTTTGCCGCCGATCCGCGGGTGACCAAGGCCGACGGCACCACCCTCAATACCCACCTCGGCTGCCGCGTGTACGGCAACAGCCGCGGCTTCGTCGGCGGCTACGCCTCCAGCCGGCACAGCCTGAGCTGCGTGATGATCGCCGAGGGCGAGGGGCAGATGCAGCGCGACTACTGGTACGACGTCAGCCGCGTCGGCAGCGAGCTGGCCGGCGGCGAGTCGATCGGCCGGCGCGCGGCCGAGCGCGCGGTGGCGCGCCTGGGCGCGCGGCCGGTGCCGACCTGCGAAGTGCCGGTGCTGTTCGCCGCCGAACTGGCCACCGGGCTGTTCGGCCATTTCCTCGCCGCGATCTCCGGCGGCAACCTGTACCGCAAGTCCTCCTTCCTCGAGGGGGCGCTGGGGCAGACGCTGTTCCCCGAGTGGCTGAGCCTCGACGAACGGCCGCATCTGCCGCGCGGCATGGGCAGCGCCAGCTTCGACGGCGACGGCCTGGCGACCTACGCCAAGCCCTTCGTCGACGGCGGCAAATTGGTGTCCTACGCGCTGGGCACCTATTCCGGGCGCAAGCTGGGCCTGCCGAGCACCGCCAACGCCGGCGGCGTGCACAACCTGTTCGTCAGCCACGGCAGCGAGGACCAGGCGGCGCTGCTCCGCCGCATGGATCGCGGCCTGCTGGTCACCGAGCTGATGGGGCAGGGGCTCAACCTGGTCACCGGCGACTACTCGCGCGGTGCTGCCGGCTTCTGGGTGGAGAACGGGATCATCCAGTTCCCGGTACAGGAGGTGACCATCGCCGGCAACCTGCGCGACATGTTCAGCGGCATAGTCGCGGTGGGCTCCGACGTGGAGGCGCGCGGCAACGTGCGCACCGGTTCGGTGCTGATCGAGCGGATGATGGTCGGCGGCAGCTGA
- a CDS encoding YhdP family protein, with translation MSASGRLLERTLDALLALTALLLLLAALYVSLGRALVPLVAEYRPEIEQQASAALGQPLHVGALSGHWQGFIPVLELSDVQLQAEGEALHLERLRLLPDLFASLRSRSLRIARVELHGLQLGLRQRPDGSWRVKGLRQAEGPRPAIDSARVLAALLMPRRIVVLDGRVTLEPQQGEVATLGYIGLTLDNQPGRQRLDGRLHLPDGQPLSWQLRSELRADDWQRAAAQLYLSLPQSDWGSWLAGHLPADWPFSLQRLQVGGEVWLDWADGRAQRAVARLHAPQLVLGRRDAAPAELSDLALSAHFAREDAGWRLLVEELAGSFAGERLNPGQLQLRHQPGEQRSWSLQAERLNLAPLVALTRTLAPLPSLADEILASLAPHGRLRDLRAEIRPRGEGLPEVEYNLRLDKVGFGAWHNVPAADNINGTLSGNLEGGELRLDARDFMLHLATLFPQPWRYREAHARLDWRLDADAFTLSSPLMRLSGEEGELAGNMLIRLRRDPAAEDYMDLQVGLRHSQAHFTERYLPTLSPGLSPQLADWLKSAIRAGEVDQGLFLYQGSLNKGAPAHSRTLGLYFKVRDAELAYQPEWPPLRQLEGEVFVADGEVRILAPSAQVLDSRLRDVQAEVHGGGSGQGPRLTVAGMVDSSVGDGLKILQDTPLGRGQTFVGWQGEGALNGRLQLDIPLARQGGAVRTVVDFAAENARLQLPRPAIELQAITGAFRYDSARGLSAPEVRARAFDRELRAVIQARGQPGKPYSRLDVRSSIAVERLVSWLGLQPAQIPARGELPYRLWLDLDYGEASRLRVNSDLQGVAIDLPAPLGKPAEQARSASWRMTLGGAERRYGFSYAGLASLSFAAPLEQLARGRGELRLGGEAAQLPQELGLHIRGRLSEFDWAAWQAVQARHAGDSQGQALGSLLQSVELEIGRFTAGALTLEQLQVGLRRAAAGWRLALDNPQVKGNVVVPADKAAPLRVELERLRLPARAAAETEGTTPAAMPSDPLAGVDPRSLPALDVTILALYRGEERLGRWRFRSRPTAGGARFEQLDLDLMGLQVDGSLDWQGSGAASRSRFRGRLYGRDVADVLLAWGYAPNISSESFELAVDGDWPGSPAMAGLKRFSGSLDGQLRQGQLLEVEGGASALRVFGLLNFNSIRRRLRLDFSDLFGKGLGYDRISGRLYGTDGVLLTREPLVLDGPSTRLELDGQLDVAQDRIAARLRVTLPLSNNLPLAALLAGAAPVAGALFIVDQLVGDRLSRVASVEYRVAGPWRDPQITLFGKP, from the coding sequence ATGTCCGCCTCTGGCCGTCTGCTGGAGCGCACGCTGGATGCTCTGCTCGCCCTCACGGCGCTGTTGTTGCTGCTGGCGGCGCTGTACGTCAGCCTCGGGCGCGCACTGGTGCCGCTGGTGGCCGAGTACCGGCCGGAAATCGAGCAGCAGGCCAGCGCGGCGCTCGGCCAGCCGCTGCACGTCGGCGCGCTGAGCGGCCACTGGCAGGGGTTCATCCCGGTGCTGGAGTTGAGCGACGTCCAGCTGCAGGCCGAGGGCGAGGCCCTGCACCTGGAGCGCCTGCGGCTGTTGCCGGATCTGTTCGCCAGCCTGCGCAGCCGCAGCCTGCGCATCGCCCGCGTCGAGCTGCATGGTCTGCAGCTCGGCCTGCGCCAGAGACCGGACGGTAGCTGGCGAGTCAAGGGACTGCGCCAGGCCGAAGGCCCACGCCCGGCCATCGATTCGGCTCGGGTGCTCGCCGCGCTGCTGATGCCGCGTCGCATCGTGGTGCTCGACGGCCGGGTCACCCTCGAGCCGCAGCAGGGCGAGGTAGCGACCCTCGGCTACATCGGCCTGACCCTCGACAATCAGCCGGGGCGCCAGCGTCTGGATGGCCGCCTGCACCTGCCCGATGGTCAGCCGCTGAGCTGGCAGCTGCGCAGCGAGCTGCGTGCCGACGACTGGCAGCGGGCCGCCGCGCAGCTCTACCTCAGTCTGCCGCAGAGCGACTGGGGCAGCTGGCTGGCCGGGCACTTGCCGGCGGACTGGCCGTTCAGCCTGCAGCGCCTGCAGGTCGGCGGCGAGGTCTGGCTGGACTGGGCCGACGGCCGGGCGCAGCGCGCCGTGGCCCGCCTGCATGCGCCGCAGCTGGTGCTGGGGCGCCGCGACGCGGCGCCTGCGGAGCTGAGCGACCTGGCGCTGAGCGCCCATTTCGCGCGCGAAGACGCAGGCTGGCGCTTGCTGGTCGAGGAGCTGGCCGGCAGTTTCGCCGGCGAGCGCCTGAACCCCGGCCAGCTGCAGCTGCGCCATCAGCCGGGCGAGCAGCGCAGCTGGAGCCTGCAGGCCGAGCGCCTCAACCTGGCGCCCCTGGTGGCGCTGACCCGCACCCTAGCGCCGCTGCCTTCGCTGGCCGACGAAATCCTCGCCAGCCTGGCGCCGCACGGACGCCTGCGCGACCTGCGGGCCGAGATCCGTCCGCGTGGCGAGGGGCTGCCCGAGGTCGAGTACAACCTGCGCCTGGACAAGGTCGGCTTCGGCGCCTGGCACAACGTGCCGGCGGCGGACAACATCAACGGCACGCTCAGCGGCAACCTCGAGGGCGGCGAGCTGCGTCTGGATGCCCGCGACTTCATGCTCCACCTCGCCACCCTGTTTCCCCAGCCCTGGCGCTATCGCGAGGCGCATGCACGGCTGGACTGGCGCCTCGATGCCGACGCCTTCACCCTGTCCAGCCCGTTGATGCGCCTGTCCGGCGAGGAAGGCGAGCTGGCCGGCAACATGCTGATCCGCCTGCGCCGCGACCCGGCCGCCGAGGATTACATGGACCTGCAGGTCGGTCTGCGCCACAGCCAGGCGCACTTCACCGAACGCTACCTGCCGACCCTGTCGCCCGGTCTCAGCCCGCAGTTGGCCGACTGGCTGAAGAGCGCGATTCGCGCCGGCGAGGTCGACCAGGGCCTGTTCCTCTACCAGGGCTCGCTGAACAAGGGCGCGCCGGCCCACTCGCGCACCCTCGGCCTGTATTTCAAGGTGCGCGACGCCGAGCTGGCCTACCAGCCGGAGTGGCCGCCGCTGCGCCAGCTGGAGGGCGAGGTGTTCGTCGCCGATGGTGAGGTGCGCATCCTGGCGCCGAGTGCGCAGGTGCTGGACAGCCGCCTGCGCGACGTGCAGGCCGAGGTGCACGGCGGCGGGAGCGGTCAGGGGCCGCGTCTGACGGTGGCGGGGATGGTTGACAGCAGCGTCGGCGACGGCCTGAAGATCCTCCAGGACACGCCGCTCGGCCGCGGCCAGACCTTCGTCGGCTGGCAGGGCGAGGGGGCGCTGAACGGGCGCCTGCAACTGGACATCCCGCTGGCGCGCCAGGGCGGTGCGGTCCGCACGGTGGTCGATTTCGCCGCCGAGAATGCCCGCCTGCAACTGCCCAGACCGGCCATCGAGCTGCAGGCGATCACCGGCGCGTTTCGCTACGACAGCGCGCGGGGCCTGAGCGCGCCGGAAGTGCGGGCCCGTGCCTTCGATCGCGAACTGCGCGCGGTGATCCAGGCGCGCGGCCAGCCGGGCAAGCCCTACAGTCGGCTGGACGTGCGCAGCAGCATCGCGGTCGAGCGTCTGGTCAGCTGGCTGGGGCTGCAGCCGGCGCAGATTCCGGCGCGGGGCGAACTGCCCTATCGCCTGTGGCTGGATCTCGATTACGGCGAAGCCAGCCGCCTGCGCGTCAACTCCGACCTGCAGGGCGTGGCGATCGACCTGCCGGCACCGCTCGGCAAACCGGCCGAGCAGGCGCGCAGCGCCAGCTGGCGGATGACCCTGGGCGGCGCCGAGCGCCGTTACGGCTTTAGCTACGCCGGCCTGGCCAGCCTGAGCTTCGCCGCTCCGCTCGAGCAGTTGGCCAGAGGGCGCGGCGAGCTGCGCCTCGGCGGCGAGGCCGCGCAACTGCCCCAGGAGCTCGGTCTGCATATCCGCGGCCGGTTGAGCGAGTTCGACTGGGCGGCCTGGCAGGCGGTGCAGGCGCGGCATGCTGGCGACAGCCAGGGGCAGGCGCTGGGCAGTCTGTTGCAGTCGGTGGAGCTGGAGATCGGTCGCTTCACGGCGGGGGCGCTGACCCTCGAGCAGTTGCAGGTCGGCCTGCGCCGCGCCGCTGCGGGCTGGCGCCTGGCGCTGGACAATCCGCAGGTGAAGGGCAACGTTGTGGTGCCGGCGGACAAGGCGGCGCCGCTGCGCGTGGAGCTGGAGCGTCTGCGCCTGCCGGCGCGGGCCGCTGCCGAGACGGAGGGGACGACGCCGGCGGCGATGCCGAGCGATCCGCTGGCCGGCGTCGATCCGCGCAGCCTGCCGGCGCTGGACGTGACCATCCTTGCCCTCTATCGCGGCGAGGAGCGCCTCGGCCGCTGGCGCTTCCGCAGCCGGCCGACGGCGGGCGGGGCTCGTTTCGAGCAGCTCGATCTCGACCTCATGGGCCTGCAGGTCGATGGCAGCCTGGACTGGCAGGGTAGTGGGGCGGCCAGTCGCAGCCGTTTCCGCGGCCGGCTGTACGGCCGGGATGTGGCCGACGTGCTGCTGGCCTGGGGCTACGCCCCGAACATCAGCAGCGAGAGCTTCGAGCTGGCCGTCGACGGCGACTGGCCGGGCTCGCCGGCGATGGCCGGTCTCAAGCGCTTCAGCGGCAGCCTGGATGGGCAGTTGCGCCAGGGTCAGCTGCTCGAGGTGGAAGGCGGCGCCAGCGCCCTGCGGGTGTTCGGCCTGCTCAACTTCAACTCCATCCGCCGCCGCCTGCGCCTCGACTTTTCCGACCTGTTCGGCAAGGGCCTCGGTTACGATCGCATCAGCGGTCGACTGTACGGTACCGATGGGGTGCTGCTGACCCGCGAGCCGTTGGTGCTGGATGGCCCATCCACCCGGCTGGAGCTGGACGGCCAGCTGGACGTCGCCCAGGACCGCATCGCCGCCAGGTTGCGCGTGACCCTGCCGCTGTCCAACAACCTGCCGCTGGCCGCGCTGCTGGCCGGTGCCGCGCCGGTGGCCGGCGCGCTGTTCATCGTCGACCAGCTGGTGGGGGACCGCCTGTCACGGGTGGCCAGCGTCGAGTACCGGGTCGCCGGACCCTGGCGCGACCCGCAGATCACCCTGTTCGGCAAGCCGTAA
- the yjgA gene encoding ribosome biogenesis factor YjgA, which produces MSEQFDDDFSGEKSKSQVKRELHALQDLGERLTTLKPEQLERLPLSDMLLRALLEAPKHKAHAARKRHIQYIGKLMRSQDIEAITGLLDQMDASTRQYNERFHALERWRDRLVGGSDADLEALLGEYPEADVQHLRQLIRHAQHEAAHNKPPAAARKVFKYLREIDETKRGLR; this is translated from the coding sequence ATGTCTGAACAATTCGACGACGACTTCTCCGGAGAGAAGAGCAAATCCCAGGTCAAGCGCGAGCTGCACGCCCTGCAGGACCTCGGCGAGCGCCTGACCACGCTCAAGCCCGAGCAGCTCGAACGCCTGCCGCTCTCCGACATGCTGCTCAGGGCCCTGCTCGAGGCGCCCAAGCACAAGGCCCACGCCGCCCGCAAACGCCACATCCAGTACATCGGCAAGCTGATGCGCAGCCAGGACATCGAGGCGATCACCGGCCTGCTCGACCAGATGGACGCCTCGACCCGCCAGTACAACGAGCGCTTCCACGCCCTCGAGCGCTGGCGCGACCGCCTGGTCGGCGGCAGCGATGCCGACCTCGAGGCGCTGCTCGGCGAATACCCCGAGGCCGACGTCCAGCACCTGCGCCAGCTGATCCGCCACGCCCAGCACGAGGCCGCGCACAACAAGCCGCCGGCAGCCGCGCGCAAGGTGTTCAAGTACCTGCGCGAGATCGACGAGACCAAGCGCGGCCTGCGCTGA
- the tldD gene encoding metalloprotease TldD produces the protein MNTLSSVSDQLLTPGGLSLERLPALLGELAGPGIDAADLYFQSQVSESWLLEDGIVKEGSFHLDQGVGVRAQSGEKTGFAYSNSIEEHALRQAVQAARSIARAGQQGRVQTPAVQVPPRLYGAANPLEVLSRAEKVELLKRIDQATRALDPRISRVTVSLAGTWEQVLVAAIDGSLGADVRPLVRFNVSVIVEQGGRRERGAHGGGGRTDYRYFLEHDRAMDYAREAVRQALVNLEAVPAPAGSLPVVLGNGWSGVLLHEAVGHGLEGDFNRKGSSAYSGRIGQPVASKLCTIVDDGTLPGRRGSLSLDDEGTPTQCTTLIENGVLRGYMQDKLNARLMGVRPTGNGRRESYAHLPMPRMTNTYMLAGESEPEEIIRSVKRGLYCASLGGGQVDITSGKFVFSTSEAYLIEDGRITAPVKGATLIGNGPEAMSRVSMVGNDLALDSGVGTCGKDGQSVPVGVGQPTLKIEAITVGGTGG, from the coding sequence ATGAACACCCTGTCCTCCGTCAGCGACCAGCTGCTGACCCCCGGCGGCCTCAGCCTGGAGCGCCTGCCGGCGCTGCTCGGCGAGCTGGCCGGCCCCGGCATCGATGCCGCCGACCTGTACTTCCAGAGCCAGGTGTCCGAGTCGTGGCTGCTCGAGGACGGCATCGTCAAGGAAGGCAGCTTCCATCTCGACCAGGGCGTCGGCGTGCGTGCCCAGTCCGGCGAGAAGACCGGCTTCGCCTACAGCAACAGCATCGAGGAGCACGCCCTGCGCCAGGCGGTGCAGGCCGCCCGTTCGATCGCCCGCGCCGGCCAGCAGGGCCGCGTGCAGACCCCGGCGGTGCAGGTGCCGCCGCGCCTGTACGGCGCCGCCAATCCGCTGGAGGTGCTCAGCCGGGCGGAGAAGGTCGAGCTGCTCAAGCGCATCGACCAGGCCACCCGCGCCCTCGACCCGCGCATCAGCCGGGTCACCGTGAGTCTGGCCGGCACCTGGGAGCAGGTGCTGGTGGCGGCTATCGACGGCAGCCTCGGTGCCGACGTGCGCCCGCTGGTGCGCTTCAACGTCAGCGTGATCGTCGAGCAGGGTGGCCGCCGCGAGCGTGGTGCCCACGGCGGCGGCGGGCGCACCGACTATCGCTACTTCCTCGAACACGACCGTGCCATGGACTACGCCCGCGAGGCGGTGCGCCAGGCGCTGGTCAACCTGGAGGCGGTGCCGGCGCCGGCCGGCAGCCTGCCGGTGGTGCTCGGCAACGGCTGGAGCGGCGTGCTGCTGCACGAGGCGGTCGGTCACGGTCTGGAAGGCGACTTCAACCGCAAGGGCAGCTCGGCCTACAGCGGCCGCATCGGCCAGCCGGTGGCCTCGAAGCTGTGCACCATCGTCGACGACGGCACCCTGCCGGGCCGCCGCGGCTCGCTGAGCCTGGACGACGAGGGTACGCCGACCCAGTGCACCACGCTGATCGAGAACGGCGTGCTGCGCGGCTACATGCAGGACAAGCTCAACGCCCGCCTGATGGGTGTACGGCCGACCGGCAACGGGCGCCGCGAGTCCTACGCGCACCTGCCGATGCCGCGCATGACCAACACCTACATGCTGGCCGGCGAGAGCGAGCCGGAGGAGATCATCCGCTCGGTGAAGCGCGGCCTGTACTGCGCCAGCCTCGGCGGCGGCCAGGTGGACATCACCAGCGGCAAGTTCGTGTTCTCCACCAGCGAGGCTTACCTGATCGAGGACGGCCGGATCACCGCGCCGGTCAAGGGCGCCACCCTGATCGGCAACGGCCCGGAGGCGATGAGCCGGGTGTCGATGGTCGGCAACGACCTGGCGCTCGACAGCGGGGTGGGCACCTGCGGCAAGGACGGTCAGTCGGTGCCGGTCGGCGTCGGCCAGCCGACCCTGAAGATCGAGGCGATCACCGTCGGCGGTACCGGCGGCTGA
- a CDS encoding HPr family phosphocarrier protein, which translates to MPACDVTIINKLGLHARAAAKFVGVAGRFPCQVRVGRSADSLVDGKSIMSVMMLAAGKGTSIHLCTEGEQDHEALQALIELINNYFDEGE; encoded by the coding sequence ATGCCAGCCTGCGACGTCACCATCATCAACAAGCTCGGCCTGCACGCCCGCGCCGCCGCCAAGTTCGTCGGCGTGGCCGGACGCTTTCCCTGTCAGGTGCGGGTCGGCCGCTCGGCCGACAGCCTGGTGGACGGCAAGAGCATCATGTCGGTGATGATGCTGGCCGCCGGCAAGGGCACCTCGATCCATCTGTGCACCGAGGGCGAACAGGATCACGAGGCCCTGCAGGCGCTGATCGAGTTGATCAACAACTACTTCGACGAAGGCGAGTAG